One window of the Burkholderia sp. FERM BP-3421 genome contains the following:
- a CDS encoding GspE/PulE family protein: MNEAPSLSGGARGREPRAVSEAGDFAASVEERKFVCLIDDGRLLIAEGHEKNPFVLSYRARLDRMGRPYRPTPVTMLQVRDAYRQSTTGGERLDHTVMQVLAKELIARACRERASDIHLRVRRFSTEVFFRIHNELTRVNEHTREHGERLLATLYGAMTTVSDNSYRPSERQDASIGDRDKLPDDLYGVRIATTPTSDGNLMVLRLLYNDAGDATDLAALGFAPEHIAAFDALRTQPHGMNIISGPTGSGKSTTLQRMLAAQIDESHGSLHVITVEDPIEYPISGAVQTPVANAQSEEARATAFAAAITNAMRLDPDTIMIGEIRDRASGQTALRASMTGHQVWTTVHANSALAIADRLIDLGLPARMVTDHTVVSGLISQRLVKLLCPHCKVRLGERPDALEPGLLGRVRQALDGRLQDVCVAGDGCDACRGLGTIGRTVVAEVVLPDARLFEYLREGDKVGAHEYWTGTLGGVTLAEHALRKIAAGLVDPRGVERVIGALAPVTNEARQQLALVGFSYGT, encoded by the coding sequence CAAGTTCGTCTGCCTGATCGACGACGGTCGCCTGCTGATCGCCGAAGGCCACGAGAAGAACCCGTTCGTGCTGTCGTACCGCGCGCGGCTCGACCGCATGGGGCGGCCGTACCGGCCCACGCCCGTGACGATGCTGCAGGTGCGCGACGCGTACCGGCAGAGCACGACGGGCGGCGAGCGGCTCGATCACACGGTGATGCAGGTACTGGCGAAGGAGCTGATCGCCCGGGCATGCCGCGAGCGGGCTTCCGACATCCACCTGCGCGTGCGGCGTTTCAGCACGGAAGTGTTCTTCCGGATCCACAACGAGCTGACGCGGGTCAACGAGCACACGCGCGAGCATGGCGAGCGGCTGCTCGCGACGCTGTATGGCGCGATGACGACCGTGTCGGACAACAGCTACCGGCCCAGCGAGCGTCAGGACGCGAGCATCGGCGACCGCGACAAGCTGCCGGACGACCTGTACGGCGTGCGGATCGCGACCACGCCGACGAGCGACGGCAACCTGATGGTGCTGCGGCTGCTGTACAACGACGCGGGCGACGCGACCGATCTGGCCGCGCTCGGCTTCGCGCCGGAGCACATCGCTGCGTTCGATGCGCTGCGCACGCAGCCGCATGGGATGAACATCATCAGCGGGCCGACCGGGTCGGGGAAATCGACCACCTTGCAGCGGATGCTGGCCGCGCAGATCGACGAATCGCACGGCAGCCTGCATGTGATCACGGTCGAGGATCCGATCGAGTATCCGATCAGCGGCGCGGTGCAGACGCCCGTCGCCAATGCGCAGAGCGAGGAGGCGCGCGCGACCGCGTTCGCCGCCGCGATCACCAATGCGATGCGGCTCGATCCGGACACGATCATGATCGGCGAGATCCGCGATCGCGCGTCGGGCCAGACCGCGCTGCGCGCCTCGATGACGGGGCACCAGGTCTGGACGACGGTGCATGCGAACAGCGCGCTCGCGATCGCGGACCGCCTGATCGATCTCGGCTTGCCGGCGCGCATGGTCACCGATCACACGGTGGTGTCCGGGCTGATCAGCCAGCGCCTCGTGAAGCTGCTGTGCCCGCATTGCAAGGTGCGGCTCGGCGAGCGGCCCGACGCGCTGGAGCCGGGGCTGCTCGGGCGGGTGCGGCAGGCGCTCGACGGCCGCCTGCAGGACGTGTGCGTCGCGGGCGACGGCTGCGACGCGTGTCGCGGGCTCGGCACGATCGGCCGCACGGTGGTGGCGGAGGTCGTGCTGCCGGATGCGCGGCTGTTCGAGTACCTGCGCGAGGGCGACAAGGTCGGCGCGCACGAGTACTGGACCGGCACGCTGGGCGGCGTGACGCTGGCCGAGCATGCCTTGCGCAAGATCGCGGCGGGGCTCGTCGATCCACGCGGCGTCGAACGCGTGATCGGCGCGCTCGCGCCGGTGACGAACGAGGCGCGCCAGCAGCTGGCGCTGGTCGGGTTCAGCTATGGCACTTGA